A DNA window from Streptomyces canus contains the following coding sequences:
- a CDS encoding nitrilase-related carbon-nitrogen hydrolase yields the protein MANVVRAALVQATWTGDTESMVAKHEEHAREAARQGAKIIGFQEVFNAPYFCQVQEPEHYRWAEPVPDGPTTSRMQELARETGMVIVVPVFEVEQSGFYYNTAVVIDADGSVLGKYRKHHIPQVKGFWEKYYFKPGNLGWPVFDTAVGKVGVYICYDRHFPEGWRQLGLNGAQLVYNPSATHRGLSSHLWRLEQPAAAVANEYFVAAINRVGVEEYGDNDFYGTSYFVDPRGQFVGDTASDKEEELVVRDLDFDLVDEVRQQWAFYRDRRPDAYEGLVQP from the coding sequence ATGGCCAACGTCGTACGTGCCGCTCTGGTCCAGGCCACCTGGACCGGCGACACCGAGTCCATGGTGGCGAAACACGAGGAGCACGCCCGCGAGGCGGCCCGACAGGGCGCGAAGATCATCGGGTTCCAGGAAGTGTTCAACGCCCCCTACTTCTGCCAGGTCCAGGAACCGGAGCACTACCGCTGGGCCGAGCCGGTGCCCGACGGCCCCACCACGAGTCGTATGCAGGAACTCGCCCGCGAGACCGGCATGGTGATCGTCGTGCCGGTGTTCGAGGTCGAGCAGTCCGGCTTCTACTACAACACCGCGGTCGTGATCGACGCCGACGGCAGCGTCCTCGGCAAGTACCGCAAGCACCACATCCCGCAGGTCAAGGGCTTCTGGGAGAAGTACTACTTCAAGCCCGGCAACCTCGGCTGGCCGGTCTTCGACACGGCCGTCGGCAAGGTCGGCGTCTACATCTGCTACGACCGCCACTTCCCGGAGGGCTGGCGGCAGCTGGGCCTGAACGGCGCCCAGCTCGTCTACAACCCGTCCGCCACGCACCGCGGACTCTCCTCCCACCTGTGGCGCCTGGAGCAGCCCGCGGCCGCCGTCGCCAACGAGTACTTCGTCGCCGCGATCAACCGGGTCGGCGTCGAGGAGTACGGCGACAACGACTTCTACGGAACGTCGTACTTCGTCGACCCGCGCGGTCAGTTCGTCGGGGACACGGCGAGCGACAAGGAGGAGGAACTGGTCGTCCGCGACCTGGACTTCGACCTCGTCGACGAAGTGCGGCAGCAGTGGGCGTTCTACCGCGACCGCCGCCCCGACGCCTACGAAGGGCTGGTGCAGCCGTGA
- a CDS encoding aspartate aminotransferase family protein: MTEDLLGRHRAVLPDWLALYYEDPLEITHGEGRYVWDAEGNKYLDFFGGILTTMTAHALPEITKAVSEQAGRIIHSSTLYLNRPMVELAERIAQLSDIPDARVFFTTSGTEANDTALLLATTYRRSNTILAMRNSYHGRSFSAVGITGNRGWSPTSLSPLQTLYVHGGVRTRGPYASLGDDDFTAACVDDLKDLLGHTRPPAALIAEPIQGVGGFTSPPDGLYAAFREVLDEHGILWIADEVQTGWGRTGDHFWGWQAHGQSGPPDILTFAKGIGNGMSIGGVVARAEIMNCLDSNSISTFGGTQITMAAGLANLTYLLEHDLQGNARRVGGLLIERLRAVAAQVPGVREVRGRGLMLGVELVKPGTDEADPQAASAVLEAARAEGLLLGKGGGHNTSALRIAPPLSLTVAEAEEGAAILEHALRSTIQ, encoded by the coding sequence GTGACCGAGGACCTGCTGGGACGTCACCGTGCCGTCCTGCCTGACTGGCTCGCCCTCTACTACGAGGACCCTCTGGAGATCACACACGGCGAGGGCCGGTACGTGTGGGACGCCGAGGGCAACAAGTACCTCGACTTCTTCGGCGGCATCCTGACCACGATGACCGCGCACGCCCTGCCCGAGATCACCAAGGCGGTGAGCGAACAGGCCGGGCGGATCATCCACTCGTCGACCCTGTACCTGAACCGGCCGATGGTCGAACTCGCCGAGCGCATCGCCCAGTTGTCCGACATCCCGGACGCCCGCGTCTTCTTCACCACGTCCGGCACCGAGGCCAACGACACCGCCCTGCTGCTCGCCACGACCTACCGCCGCAGCAACACCATCCTGGCGATGCGCAACAGCTACCACGGCCGCTCCTTCAGCGCGGTCGGCATCACCGGCAACCGCGGCTGGTCACCCACCTCGCTGTCCCCGCTGCAGACGCTGTACGTCCACGGAGGCGTGCGCACCCGCGGCCCGTACGCCTCCCTCGGCGACGACGACTTCACCGCGGCCTGCGTCGACGACCTCAAGGACCTGCTCGGCCACACCCGCCCGCCCGCCGCCCTGATCGCCGAACCGATCCAGGGTGTCGGCGGCTTCACCTCCCCGCCCGACGGCCTCTACGCGGCCTTCCGCGAGGTGCTCGACGAGCACGGCATCCTGTGGATCGCCGACGAGGTGCAGACCGGCTGGGGCCGCACCGGCGACCACTTCTGGGGCTGGCAGGCGCACGGGCAGTCCGGCCCGCCGGACATCCTCACCTTCGCCAAGGGCATCGGCAACGGCATGTCCATCGGCGGGGTGGTGGCCCGCGCCGAGATCATGAACTGCCTGGACTCCAACAGCATTTCGACGTTCGGCGGTACCCAGATCACCATGGCGGCCGGCCTCGCGAACCTGACGTATCTCCTGGAACACGACCTGCAGGGCAACGCCCGGCGCGTCGGCGGGCTGCTGATCGAGCGGCTGCGGGCCGTCGCGGCGCAGGTCCCGGGCGTACGGGAGGTGCGCGGGCGCGGGCTGATGCTCGGCGTCGAGCTGGTGAAGCCCGGCACCGACGAGGCCGACCCGCAGGCCGCGTCCGCCGTGCTGGAGGCGGCCCGCGCCGAGGGGCTGCTCCTCGGCAAGGGCGGCGGGCACAACACCAGCGCCCTGCGGATCGCCCCGCCCCTGTCCCTGACCGTCGCGGAGGCCGAAGAGGGCGCCGCGATCCTCGAACACGCTCTGAGGAGCACCATCCAGTAG
- the hydA gene encoding dihydropyrimidinase: protein MSSRTVIRGGLVITASDEIHADVLIEDGRIAALAASGTSAAESFTADRTIDATGKYVIPGGVDAHTHMELPFGGTFASDTFETGTRAAAWGGTTTIVDFAVQSVGHTLREGLDAWHAKAEGNCAIDYGFHMIVSDVNQETLKEMDLLVEEGVTSFKQFMAYPGVFYSDDGQILRAMQRSAENGGLIMMHAENGIAIDVLVEQALARGETDPRYHGEVRKALLEAEATHRAIKLAQVAGAPLYVVHVSAMEAVAELARARDEGLNVFGETCPQYLFLSTDNLAEPDFEGSKYVCSTPLRPKEHQAKLWQGLRTNDLQVVSTDHCPFCFVGQKELGRGDFSKIPNGLPGVENRMDLLHQAVVDGHISRRRWIEIACATPARMFGMYPKKGTIAPGADADVVIYDPHAEQIISAETHHMNVDYSAYEGKRLTGRVETVLSRGELVITEREYTGHAGHGTYTPRSTCQYLN, encoded by the coding sequence ATGAGCAGCCGTACCGTCATCCGCGGTGGCCTCGTCATCACCGCGTCCGACGAGATCCACGCCGACGTGCTGATCGAGGACGGCCGCATCGCCGCCCTCGCCGCCTCGGGCACCTCGGCAGCCGAGTCGTTCACAGCCGACCGGACCATCGACGCCACCGGGAAGTACGTCATCCCCGGTGGCGTCGACGCCCACACCCACATGGAGCTGCCGTTCGGCGGCACCTTCGCCTCCGACACCTTCGAGACCGGCACCCGGGCCGCCGCCTGGGGCGGTACGACCACCATCGTCGACTTCGCCGTGCAGAGCGTCGGCCACACCCTGCGCGAGGGCCTGGACGCCTGGCACGCCAAGGCCGAGGGCAACTGCGCCATCGACTACGGCTTCCACATGATCGTCTCCGATGTGAACCAGGAGACGCTCAAGGAGATGGACCTGCTGGTGGAGGAGGGGGTCACCTCCTTCAAGCAGTTCATGGCCTACCCCGGCGTCTTCTACTCCGACGACGGCCAGATCCTGCGCGCCATGCAGCGCTCCGCCGAGAACGGCGGCCTGATCATGATGCACGCCGAGAACGGCATCGCGATCGACGTGCTGGTCGAGCAGGCGCTGGCGCGCGGCGAGACCGACCCCCGCTACCACGGCGAGGTACGCAAGGCCCTCCTCGAGGCCGAGGCCACCCACCGTGCCATCAAGCTCGCGCAGGTCGCCGGCGCGCCCCTGTACGTCGTGCACGTCTCGGCCATGGAGGCAGTGGCCGAGCTGGCCCGCGCGCGCGACGAGGGGCTCAACGTCTTCGGCGAGACCTGCCCGCAGTATCTGTTCCTGTCGACGGACAACCTCGCGGAGCCGGACTTCGAGGGCTCGAAGTACGTGTGCTCAACTCCCTTGAGGCCGAAGGAACACCAGGCCAAGCTCTGGCAGGGGCTGCGCACCAACGACCTCCAGGTCGTCTCCACCGACCACTGCCCCTTCTGCTTCGTGGGCCAGAAGGAGCTCGGCCGCGGCGACTTCTCGAAGATCCCCAACGGCCTCCCCGGCGTCGAGAACCGCATGGACCTGCTCCACCAGGCCGTCGTCGACGGACACATCTCGCGCCGCCGCTGGATCGAGATCGCCTGCGCCACCCCGGCCCGGATGTTCGGCATGTACCCGAAGAAGGGGACCATCGCCCCGGGCGCCGACGCCGACGTCGTCATCTACGACCCGCACGCCGAGCAGATCATCTCCGCCGAGACCCACCACATGAACGTCGACTACTCGGCGTACGAAGGAAAGCGACTCACGGGCCGCGTCGAGACGGTCCTCTCGCGCGGCGAACTCGTCATCACCGAGCGGGAGTACACCGGGCACGCCGGGCACGGCACCTACACCCCCCGCTCCACCTGTCAGTACCTCAACTAG
- a CDS encoding TIGR03842 family LLM class F420-dependent oxidoreductase, with the protein MDFGLVLQTDPPASKVISLMKRAERNGFTYGWTFDSAVLWQEPFVIYSQILANTSQLKVGPMVTNPGTRTWEVTASTFATLNDMFGNRTVCGIGRGDSAMRVAGRTPNTLARISEAMKVIRALGSGQEADLGGTVIRFPWIKEDAELPVWMAAYGPKALKMTGEEADGFILQLADLYLTEYMVKAVKDAAVAAGRSADEVKICVAAPAYVTEDDSPEALAHAREQCRWFGGMVGNHVADLVSKYGEHSAAVPDELTDYIKSREGYDYSHHGRADNPDTAFVPDEIVDRFCIVGPVEKHIEKLNALRELGVDQFAVYDMHDAQEATIDAYGSKVIPALNA; encoded by the coding sequence ATGGACTTCGGACTCGTCCTGCAGACGGATCCGCCCGCCTCCAAGGTCATCAGCCTGATGAAGCGGGCCGAACGCAACGGCTTCACCTACGGGTGGACGTTCGACTCCGCCGTGCTCTGGCAGGAGCCGTTCGTGATCTACAGCCAGATCCTGGCGAACACCTCGCAGTTGAAGGTCGGCCCGATGGTCACCAACCCGGGCACCCGCACCTGGGAGGTCACCGCCTCCACCTTCGCCACCCTCAACGACATGTTCGGCAACCGCACGGTCTGCGGCATCGGCCGCGGCGACTCCGCGATGCGCGTCGCGGGGCGTACGCCCAACACACTGGCGCGGATCAGCGAGGCCATGAAGGTCATCAGGGCGCTCGGCTCGGGCCAGGAGGCCGACCTTGGCGGCACGGTGATCAGGTTCCCGTGGATCAAGGAGGACGCCGAACTCCCGGTATGGATGGCGGCGTACGGCCCCAAGGCACTGAAGATGACCGGTGAGGAGGCCGACGGGTTCATCCTCCAGCTGGCCGACCTGTACCTGACCGAGTACATGGTGAAGGCGGTCAAGGACGCGGCCGTCGCCGCCGGACGCTCGGCGGACGAGGTCAAGATCTGCGTGGCCGCCCCCGCCTACGTCACCGAGGACGACTCCCCCGAGGCACTCGCCCACGCGCGCGAGCAGTGCCGCTGGTTCGGCGGGATGGTCGGCAACCACGTCGCCGACCTGGTCTCCAAGTACGGCGAGCACTCCGCCGCCGTACCCGACGAGCTGACGGATTACATCAAGTCCCGTGAGGGGTACGACTACTCGCACCACGGGCGGGCCGACAACCCGGACACCGCGTTCGTGCCCGACGAGATCGTCGACCGGTTCTGCATCGTCGGACCGGTCGAGAAGCACATCGAGAAGCTGAACGCGCTGCGCGAGCTGGGCGTCGACCAGTTCGCCGTGTACGACATGCACGACGCCCAGGAGGCGACCATCGACGCGTACGGCTCGAAGGTCATCCCCGCCCTCAACGCCTGA
- a CDS encoding nitrilase-related carbon-nitrogen hydrolase produces MSRVIRAALFQTAWTGDKESMIQVHEQAARDAAAQGAQVLCFQELFYGPYFCQVQDKAFYEYAEQIPDGPIVKRFQALAKELGIVLILPMYEEEQPGVLYNTAAVIDADGSYLGKYRKHHIPQVPGFWEKFYFRPGNLGWPIFDTKVGRIGVYICYDRHFPEGWRALGLAGAEIVFNPSATSRGLSAYLWQLEQPAAAVANEYFVGAINRVGVEELGDNDFYGTTYFVDPEAQFVGEVASDKETELVVRDLDMAKLREVRDRWQFYRDRRPDAYPPLTAP; encoded by the coding sequence ATGAGCAGAGTGATTCGTGCCGCCCTCTTCCAGACCGCGTGGACGGGCGACAAGGAGTCGATGATCCAGGTACACGAGCAGGCGGCCCGGGACGCGGCCGCGCAGGGTGCTCAGGTCCTGTGCTTCCAGGAGCTGTTCTACGGACCGTACTTCTGCCAGGTCCAGGACAAGGCGTTCTACGAGTACGCCGAGCAGATTCCGGACGGCCCGATCGTCAAGCGATTCCAGGCGCTGGCCAAGGAACTGGGCATCGTCCTCATCCTGCCGATGTACGAGGAGGAGCAGCCCGGCGTCCTCTACAACACCGCCGCCGTGATCGATGCGGACGGCTCGTACCTCGGCAAGTACCGCAAGCACCACATACCCCAAGTGCCGGGATTCTGGGAGAAGTTCTACTTCCGCCCCGGCAACCTCGGCTGGCCGATCTTCGACACCAAGGTCGGGAGGATCGGTGTGTACATCTGCTACGACCGCCACTTCCCCGAGGGCTGGCGGGCGTTGGGCCTGGCCGGCGCAGAGATCGTCTTCAACCCGTCGGCCACCTCGCGCGGTCTGTCCGCCTATCTGTGGCAGCTGGAGCAGCCGGCCGCGGCCGTCGCCAACGAGTACTTCGTCGGCGCCATCAACCGGGTGGGCGTCGAGGAGCTGGGCGACAACGACTTCTACGGAACGACGTACTTCGTCGACCCGGAAGCCCAGTTCGTCGGCGAGGTGGCGAGCGACAAGGAGACCGAACTGGTCGTCCGGGACCTGGACATGGCCAAGCTGCGGGAAGTCCGCGACCGCTGGCAGTTCTACCGCGACCGCCGTCCGGACGCCTACCCCCCGCTGACCGCACCCTGA
- the map gene encoding type I methionyl aminopeptidase, with amino-acid sequence MVELKTDTSIEAMYEAGQVVGRALTAVQKAADVGVSLWELDEVAREVLREAGASSPFLGYRPTFATTPFPAVICASVNDAIVHGIPTGYRLRDGDLVSIDCGAQLGGWAGDSAISFTVGRPRPADVRLIETAEQALAAGIAAAVVGNRIGDIAHAIGTVCRDGGYGIMDDFGGHGIGRRMHEDPPVPNEGRPGRGLALRHGMVLAIEPMLIAGGTDEYHAAPDGWTLKTNDGSRAAHTEHTVAITDAGPRVLTAR; translated from the coding sequence ATGGTGGAGCTGAAGACAGACACATCGATCGAGGCCATGTACGAGGCGGGACAGGTGGTCGGGCGCGCCCTGACCGCCGTACAGAAAGCCGCTGACGTGGGCGTTTCCCTGTGGGAACTGGACGAGGTGGCCCGTGAGGTGCTGCGGGAGGCCGGGGCGTCCTCACCCTTCCTCGGTTATCGCCCCACCTTCGCGACCACCCCCTTCCCCGCCGTCATCTGCGCCTCCGTGAACGACGCGATCGTGCACGGCATCCCCACCGGCTACCGGCTGCGCGACGGCGACCTCGTCTCGATCGACTGCGGTGCCCAACTCGGCGGCTGGGCCGGTGATTCGGCGATCAGTTTCACGGTCGGCAGGCCGCGCCCCGCAGACGTCCGGCTGATCGAGACCGCGGAGCAGGCGCTGGCGGCCGGGATCGCGGCGGCGGTCGTGGGCAACCGCATCGGGGACATCGCGCACGCGATCGGCACGGTGTGCCGCGACGGTGGCTACGGCATCATGGACGACTTCGGCGGACACGGCATCGGCCGCCGTATGCACGAGGACCCGCCGGTGCCGAACGAAGGGCGCCCGGGACGGGGTCTCGCCCTGCGGCACGGCATGGTGCTCGCGATCGAGCCGATGCTCATCGCCGGCGGCACGGACGAGTACCACGCCGCGCCGGACGGCTGGACGCTGAAGACCAACGACGGTTCGCGGGCGGCACACACCGAGCACACCGTGGCGATCACGGACGCGGGCCCGCGCGTCCTGACGGCACGCTGA
- a CDS encoding ATP-dependent Clp protease ATP-binding subunit, with translation MTSGFSGPEGYDAFGEFLARFFGGPRPGPRQINIGQLLSQPARELVQGAAQYAAEHGSRDLDTQHLLRAALTAEPTRTLLSRAGADPDSLASEIDERSGPVQHQPEEAPPPTSLSLTPAAKRALLDAHDLARARGAGYIGPEHVLSALAANPDSAAGHILNSARFASTGLPPETAPDSGQPRGEAPRSTGTPTLDKYGRDLTDLARQGRIDPVIGRDEEIEQTIEVLSRRGKNNPVLIGDAGVGKTAIVEGLAQRIVDGDVPDVLTGRRVFALDLTGVVAGTRYRGDFEERLTNIVGEIRDNSDRLIVFIDELHTVVGAGGGGEGGSLDAGNILKPALARGELHIVGATTLEEFRRIEKDAALARRFQPILVPEPTAADAIEILRGLRDRYEAHHQVRYTDEALVAAVELSDRYLPDRRLPDKAIDLIDQAGARVRLRARTKGTDVRALEREVEQLTRDKDQAVADEQYEQATQLRDRIVELKQRIGEATGNDEADEGQHLEVTTEAIAQVVSRLTGIPVSSLTEEEKDRLLGLERHLHERVVGQDEAVRVVSDAVLRSRAGLASPDRPIGSFLFLGPTGVGKTELARALAESLFSSEERMVRLDMSEYQERHTVSRLVGAPPGYVGHEEAGQLTEVVRRHPYSLLLLDEVEKAHPDVFNILLQVLDDGRLTDSQGRTVDFTNTVIVMTSNLGSEAITRRGAGIGFGPGGADSDEEARRERILRPLREHFRPEFLNRIDEIVVFRQLTGDQLREITRLLLGRTRRLLHAQGVTVDFTDSAVNWLAERGYQPEYGARPLRRTIQREVDNQLSRLLLDGRIADGGRVTVDTEAGGLTFTGTP, from the coding sequence ATGACCAGCGGATTCAGCGGACCGGAAGGCTACGACGCCTTCGGAGAGTTTCTCGCCCGTTTCTTCGGCGGACCGCGTCCCGGCCCCCGGCAGATCAACATCGGCCAGCTGCTGAGCCAGCCGGCCCGGGAGCTGGTGCAGGGCGCCGCCCAGTACGCCGCAGAGCACGGCAGCCGGGATCTGGACACCCAGCACCTGCTGCGCGCCGCGCTCACCGCCGAGCCGACCCGGACCCTGCTGAGCCGGGCCGGCGCCGATCCCGACTCCCTCGCCTCGGAGATCGACGAACGCTCCGGCCCCGTGCAGCACCAGCCGGAAGAGGCCCCTCCACCCACCTCGCTGTCCCTCACCCCGGCGGCCAAGCGGGCCCTGCTGGACGCACACGACCTGGCCCGGGCCCGGGGCGCCGGTTACATCGGCCCGGAGCACGTGCTGAGCGCCCTGGCGGCGAATCCCGACTCGGCCGCCGGGCACATCCTGAACTCGGCCCGGTTCGCCTCCACCGGTCTGCCTCCCGAGACGGCCCCGGATTCCGGACAGCCCCGCGGCGAGGCACCACGCAGCACAGGCACGCCCACGCTCGACAAGTACGGCCGAGATCTCACCGACCTGGCCCGCCAGGGCCGTATCGACCCGGTGATCGGACGGGACGAGGAGATCGAGCAGACCATCGAGGTGCTGTCCCGGCGCGGCAAGAACAACCCGGTGCTGATCGGTGACGCGGGCGTCGGCAAGACCGCCATCGTGGAGGGCCTGGCCCAGCGCATCGTCGACGGGGACGTGCCCGACGTGCTGACCGGGCGCCGGGTCTTCGCCCTCGACCTGACCGGAGTGGTGGCCGGCACCCGCTACCGGGGCGACTTCGAGGAGCGCCTGACGAACATCGTGGGCGAGATCCGCGACAACTCCGACCGGCTGATCGTCTTCATCGACGAGCTACACACGGTCGTCGGCGCGGGCGGGGGCGGCGAGGGCGGCTCGCTGGACGCCGGAAACATCCTCAAGCCCGCCCTGGCCCGCGGCGAACTGCACATCGTGGGCGCGACCACGCTGGAGGAGTTCCGCAGGATCGAGAAGGACGCGGCCCTGGCCCGCCGCTTCCAGCCGATCCTGGTGCCGGAGCCCACCGCGGCGGACGCGATCGAGATCCTGCGCGGGCTGCGCGACCGCTACGAGGCCCACCACCAGGTCCGCTACACCGACGAGGCGCTGGTGGCCGCCGTGGAGCTGTCCGACCGCTATCTGCCCGACCGCCGCCTGCCGGACAAGGCGATCGACCTCATCGACCAGGCGGGGGCACGGGTGCGTCTTCGCGCACGGACCAAGGGCACGGACGTACGGGCCCTGGAGCGCGAGGTCGAGCAGCTGACCCGGGACAAGGACCAGGCGGTCGCCGACGAGCAGTACGAGCAGGCCACGCAACTGCGTGACCGCATCGTGGAGTTGAAGCAGCGGATCGGCGAGGCCACCGGGAACGACGAGGCCGACGAGGGCCAGCACCTGGAGGTCACCACGGAGGCCATCGCCCAGGTGGTGTCCCGGCTGACGGGCATCCCGGTCAGCAGCCTCACCGAGGAGGAGAAGGACCGGTTGCTCGGCCTGGAGAGGCACCTGCACGAGCGGGTGGTCGGCCAGGACGAGGCCGTACGGGTCGTCTCGGACGCCGTGCTGCGCTCCCGCGCGGGCCTCGCGAGCCCGGACCGCCCGATCGGCAGCTTCCTCTTCCTCGGCCCGACGGGCGTCGGCAAGACCGAACTGGCCCGCGCCCTCGCCGAGTCCCTGTTCAGCAGTGAGGAGCGCATGGTCCGGCTGGACATGAGCGAGTACCAGGAACGGCACACGGTCAGCCGTCTGGTGGGCGCCCCGCCCGGATACGTCGGCCACGAGGAGGCGGGCCAGCTCACCGAGGTGGTCCGCAGGCATCCCTATTCGCTGCTGCTCCTGGACGAGGTGGAGAAGGCCCACCCGGACGTGTTCAACATCCTCCTCCAGGTCCTGGACGACGGACGGCTGACCGACTCCCAGGGCCGCACCGTCGACTTCACCAACACCGTCATCGTGATGACGAGCAACCTGGGCTCGGAGGCGATCACCCGCAGGGGCGCGGGCATCGGCTTCGGGCCGGGCGGAGCGGACTCGGACGAGGAGGCCCGCCGAGAGCGGATCCTGCGCCCCCTGCGCGAGCACTTCCGCCCCGAGTTCCTGAACCGCATCGACGAGATCGTCGTCTTCCGGCAGCTGACGGGCGATCAACTACGCGAGATCACCAGGCTGTTGCTGGGGCGGACCCGCCGCCTGCTGCACGCCCAGGGGGTCACGGTCGACTTCACCGACAGCGCGGTGAACTGGCTCGCCGAACGGGGCTACCAGCCGGAGTACGGCGCCCGGCCGCTGCGCCGCACGATCCAGCGGGAGGTGGACAACCAACTGTCCCGCCTGCTCCTGGACGGCAGGATCGCGGACGGCGGCCGGGTGACGGTGGACACGGAGGCAGGCGGCTTGACGTTCACCGGAACTCCGTAG
- a CDS encoding PucR family transcriptional regulator, giving the protein MSTTLEPLESLAPTLSVRQVLMLERVLAGEPEVVAGAGQLDRAVRWVHVAEAADVGVMLSGGEMVLTTGVLLAGDDDKQAEYIRSLHRAEAAAVVLGLGRAFPSPPDVMRRAAERCGLPMVVLHRPFPFAELTEEVQARLVRRKFAAVSMSEAVRTALTGLITAGAPLQRMLDEIAHHSGCPVVVTNLAHRVLATAGERSAVDDVLRDWERIARQAGGSEGDGWIRAELGGRGERWGQIMLCGYRGDTATGRLLADRAAEALVLHRMLGGTSAHTWEEQSAQSLLTDLVSGVVPARQLLPRARAAGLPVNRRTFVPLVVRDGDPAELDRVLRLLGLPGIVAELADGATAVLLSLARDQDATVLTANFAARLSRTVVAAADPRTAWDDVPAGMREARHVAEAVASGVLDLPPVVRLKDVHLRGLVRLLRDDPHVQSFAERELDGLLCGAGEDLLAVLRTYLATGRNKSRTAQLHHVSRPALYRRLEAIQGRLGVDLDDFEQAASVHIALLAHDAQQG; this is encoded by the coding sequence ATGAGCACCACCTTGGAGCCCCTGGAGTCCTTGGCGCCGACCCTGTCGGTCCGTCAGGTCCTCATGCTGGAACGGGTCCTCGCCGGGGAGCCCGAGGTGGTGGCCGGTGCCGGACAGCTCGACCGGGCCGTGCGCTGGGTGCACGTCGCGGAGGCCGCCGACGTCGGCGTGATGCTCAGCGGCGGCGAGATGGTCCTCACCACCGGTGTGCTGCTCGCCGGGGACGACGACAAGCAGGCCGAGTACATCCGGTCCCTGCACCGCGCGGAGGCCGCGGCCGTGGTCCTCGGACTCGGCCGCGCCTTCCCGTCCCCGCCGGATGTGATGCGCCGGGCCGCCGAGCGGTGCGGGCTGCCCATGGTCGTCCTGCACCGGCCCTTCCCCTTCGCCGAGTTGACGGAGGAGGTCCAAGCCCGGCTCGTGCGGCGGAAGTTCGCCGCCGTCAGCATGTCCGAGGCCGTCCGCACCGCCCTCACCGGACTCATCACCGCGGGCGCCCCGCTCCAGCGGATGCTGGACGAGATCGCCCACCACAGCGGCTGTCCCGTCGTCGTCACCAACCTCGCCCACCGCGTCCTCGCCACCGCGGGGGAGCGCTCCGCGGTGGACGACGTGCTGCGCGACTGGGAACGCATCGCCCGCCAGGCCGGCGGCAGCGAGGGCGACGGCTGGATCCGCGCCGAACTGGGCGGGCGCGGGGAGCGCTGGGGTCAGATCATGCTGTGCGGCTACCGGGGTGACACCGCCACCGGGCGGCTGCTCGCCGACCGTGCCGCCGAGGCCCTCGTCCTGCACCGCATGCTGGGCGGCACCTCCGCCCACACCTGGGAGGAGCAGTCCGCGCAGAGCCTGCTGACCGACCTGGTCAGCGGGGTCGTACCGGCGAGGCAGCTACTGCCCCGCGCGCGGGCGGCCGGACTGCCGGTCAACCGGCGCACCTTCGTACCGCTCGTCGTCCGGGACGGTGATCCGGCCGAACTCGACCGGGTGCTACGCCTGTTGGGCTTGCCCGGCATCGTCGCCGAGCTCGCCGACGGGGCCACCGCCGTACTGCTGAGCCTGGCCCGGGACCAGGACGCCACGGTGCTCACGGCGAACTTCGCGGCCCGGCTGTCGCGGACGGTCGTGGCGGCAGCGGATCCCAGGACCGCCTGGGACGACGTTCCCGCCGGTATGCGTGAGGCCCGGCATGTCGCGGAAGCCGTCGCCTCGGGGGTCCTCGATCTCCCGCCTGTGGTCCGCCTCAAGGACGTCCATCTGCGCGGTCTGGTCCGGCTGTTGCGCGACGACCCGCACGTCCAGTCCTTCGCCGAACGCGAGCTGGACGGGCTGCTGTGCGGGGCGGGAGAGGATCTGCTGGCGGTGCTGCGCACCTATCTCGCCACCGGCCGCAACAAGTCCCGCACCGCCCAGCTCCACCACGTCTCCCGCCCCGCGCTCTACCGGCGGCTGGAAGCGATACAGGGCCGGCTCGGCGTCGACCTCGACGACTTCGAACAGGCGGCCTCGGTGCACATCGCGCTTCTCGCACACGACGCGCAACAGGGCTGA
- a CDS encoding helix-turn-helix domain-containing protein — MVRTPLTPEEHERGERLGRLLREARGGRSMAEVAASAGISPETLRKIETGRAPTPAFFTVAALARALGLSMDELAGLCELAGV, encoded by the coding sequence ATGGTGCGCACCCCTCTTACTCCCGAAGAACACGAACGCGGCGAGCGGCTCGGCCGGCTGCTGCGCGAAGCCCGTGGCGGCCGCAGTATGGCCGAGGTCGCGGCGAGTGCCGGGATCTCCCCGGAGACCCTCCGGAAGATCGAGACCGGGCGGGCTCCCACGCCGGCGTTCTTCACGGTGGCCGCGCTTGCCCGGGCCCTCGGGCTCTCCATGGACGAGCTGGCCGGACTGTGCGAGTTGGCGGGCGTGTGA